From Pseudomonas asiatica, the proteins below share one genomic window:
- a CDS encoding cobalamin-binding protein, with product MRLLPGLLALLVCSALPAEPLRVVSLAPSMSEIMLELQADDLLVGVLDGGERPAALRELPSVGRQGQLDLERLLSLRPDLLLLWPGSVPPAQRDQLKRLGIATYSAEPHDIDQLIEQIEAIAERIGRAEQGHRYAQALRDRLRQLRQQYRRDEPLQVFYQVWDRPLYTLGGRQVVSDALAVCGARNVFADLTQAAPQVNVESVLLRNPQVILAGDQAQLESWKAWPQLRAVADDRLLVVPDKGLERPSGQMIEATARLCALLEANAPASK from the coding sequence ATGCGCCTGCTGCCCGGCCTGCTGGCGCTGCTCGTCTGCTCCGCACTGCCCGCCGAACCCCTGCGAGTGGTCAGCCTGGCCCCGTCGATGAGCGAGATCATGCTCGAACTACAGGCCGATGACCTGCTGGTCGGTGTGCTCGACGGTGGCGAACGGCCGGCGGCGCTGCGCGAGTTGCCCTCGGTGGGGCGCCAGGGGCAACTGGACCTCGAACGCCTGCTCAGCCTGCGCCCCGACCTGTTGCTGCTGTGGCCGGGCAGCGTGCCGCCGGCCCAACGCGACCAGCTCAAGCGCCTGGGTATCGCAACGTATAGCGCAGAACCCCATGACATCGACCAGCTGATCGAGCAGATCGAAGCCATCGCCGAACGAATCGGTCGTGCCGAACAGGGCCATCGGTATGCCCAGGCCCTGCGTGACCGGCTGCGGCAGCTGCGCCAGCAGTATCGACGGGACGAGCCCTTGCAGGTGTTCTACCAGGTCTGGGACCGACCGCTGTACACGCTCGGTGGCCGGCAGGTGGTCAGCGATGCCCTGGCCGTTTGCGGCGCGCGTAATGTCTTCGCCGATCTCACCCAGGCGGCGCCGCAGGTAAATGTGGAGTCTGTGCTGCTGCGCAACCCACAGGTCATTCTGGCGGGTGATCAGGCGCAGCTGGAGAGTTGGAAGGCCTGGCCGCAACTGCGTGCGGTTGCCGATGATCGTTTACTGGTGGTGCCAGACAAAGGCCTGGAGCGGCCTAGTGGGCAGATGATCGAAGCTACGGCGCGTTTGTGTGCGTTGCTCGAGGCTAACGCGCCGGCGTCCAAGTAA
- the dxs gene encoding 1-deoxy-D-xylulose-5-phosphate synthase, translating to MPTTFQEIPRERPVTPLLDRADTPAGLRRLAEADLETLADELRQELLYTVGQTGGHFGAGLGVIELTIALHYVFDTPDDRLVWDVGHQAYPHKILTGRRNRMLSLRQKDGIAAFPRRSESEYDTFGVGHSSTSISAALGMAIAARLQNSDRKSIAVIGDGALTAGMAFEALNHAQEVNADMLVILNDNDMSISRNVGGLSNYLAKILSSRTYASMREGSKKVLSRLPGAWEIARRTEEYAKGMLVPGTLFEELGWNYIGPIDGHDLPTMIATLRNMRDLKGPQFLHVVTKKGKGFAPAEIDPIGYHAITKLEPADKPAAPKKASGPKYSAVFGQWLCDMAAADNRLVGITPAMKEGSDLVEFSERYPERYFDVAIAEQHAVTLAAGMACEGSKPVVAIYSTFLQRAYDQLIHDVAVQNLDVLFAIDRAGLVGEDGPTHAGSYDLSYLRCIPGMLVMTPSDENELRKMLSTGHLYNGPAAVRYPRGTGPNAPISGDLEPLEIGKGVVRRQGEKVALLVFGVQLAEAMQVAEQINATVVDMRFVKPLDEALVLELAASHELLVTIEENAIMGGAGAAVGEFLASQAIVKPLLHLGLPDIYVEHAKPAQMLAECGLDAAGIEASVKARMTRLGL from the coding sequence ATGCCCACGACGTTTCAAGAGATCCCCCGCGAACGCCCGGTCACGCCGTTGCTCGACCGCGCTGACACGCCTGCCGGCCTGCGCCGGCTGGCCGAAGCCGACCTGGAGACCCTGGCCGACGAACTGCGCCAGGAACTGCTCTACACCGTGGGTCAGACCGGTGGGCATTTTGGTGCCGGCCTGGGTGTCATCGAGCTGACCATCGCCCTGCACTACGTCTTCGACACCCCCGACGACCGGCTGGTGTGGGACGTGGGTCACCAGGCCTACCCGCACAAGATCCTCACCGGGCGCCGTAACCGCATGCTCAGCCTGCGCCAGAAGGACGGCATCGCCGCCTTCCCGCGCCGCAGCGAGAGCGAGTACGACACCTTCGGCGTCGGCCACTCCAGCACCTCGATCAGCGCTGCACTGGGCATGGCCATTGCCGCCCGCCTGCAGAACAGCGACCGCAAGTCGATCGCGGTGATCGGTGACGGCGCGCTGACCGCCGGCATGGCCTTCGAGGCGTTGAACCACGCCCAGGAAGTCAACGCCGACATGCTGGTGATCCTCAACGACAACGACATGTCGATTTCGCGCAATGTCGGTGGTCTGTCCAACTACCTGGCCAAGATCCTCTCCAGCCGCACCTATGCGAGCATGCGCGAAGGCAGCAAGAAAGTGCTGTCGCGCCTGCCGGGCGCCTGGGAAATCGCCCGCCGCACCGAAGAGTACGCCAAAGGCATGCTGGTGCCGGGCACGCTGTTCGAAGAACTGGGCTGGAACTACATCGGCCCGATCGACGGCCACGACCTGCCGACCATGATCGCCACCCTGCGGAATATGCGTGACCTCAAGGGCCCGCAGTTCCTGCACGTGGTGACCAAGAAGGGCAAGGGCTTCGCCCCAGCCGAGATCGACCCGATCGGCTACCACGCCATCACCAAGCTGGAGCCGGCCGACAAACCCGCCGCACCGAAGAAAGCCAGCGGCCCGAAATACTCCGCAGTGTTCGGCCAGTGGCTGTGCGACATGGCTGCCGCCGACAACCGCCTGGTGGGCATTACCCCGGCGATGAAGGAAGGCTCCGACCTGGTCGAGTTCAGCGAGCGCTACCCGGAGCGTTACTTCGACGTGGCGATCGCCGAGCAACATGCCGTGACCCTGGCGGCCGGCATGGCCTGCGAGGGCAGCAAGCCGGTGGTGGCGATCTACTCCACCTTCCTGCAGCGCGCCTACGACCAGCTGATCCACGACGTGGCGGTACAGAACCTTGACGTGCTGTTCGCCATCGACCGCGCCGGCCTGGTCGGCGAAGACGGCCCGACCCACGCGGGCAGCTACGATCTGTCATACCTGCGCTGCATCCCGGGCATGCTGGTGATGACCCCAAGCGATGAAAACGAGCTGCGCAAGATGCTCAGCACCGGCCACCTGTACAACGGCCCGGCGGCTGTGCGCTACCCGCGTGGCACCGGCCCGAACGCGCCGATCAGCGGTGACCTGGAGCCGCTGGAAATCGGCAAGGGCGTGGTCCGTCGCCAGGGCGAGAAAGTCGCCTTGCTGGTGTTCGGCGTGCAACTGGCCGAGGCCATGCAGGTGGCTGAGCAGATCAACGCTACCGTGGTCGACATGCGCTTCGTCAAACCGCTGGACGAGGCACTGGTGCTGGAACTGGCCGCAAGCCATGAGCTGCTGGTGACCATCGAAGAAAACGCCATCATGGGCGGTGCCGGTGCGGCTGTGGGTGAGTTCCTGGCCAGCCAGGCGATCGTGAAACCGCTGCTGCACCTGGGGTTGCCGGACATCTATGTCGAGCATGCCAAGCCGGCGCAGATGCTGGCTGAGTGCGGGCTGGATGCGGCTGGGATCGAGGCTTCGGTGAAGGCTCGGATGACCAGGCTCGGGCTTTGA
- the ispA gene encoding (2E,6E)-farnesyl diphosphate synthase — MIGTYQASCQARVDAALEPLFVAPTKELERLYAAMRYSVMNGGKRVRPLLAYAACEALGAPAEHANGAACAVELIHAYSLVHDDLPAMDDDDLRRGQPTTHKAFDEACAILAGDGLQSLAFSALLDPRLSPQDDSIRLAMVQALAKAAGPAGMVGGQAIDLGSVGLKLDQQALEFMHRHKTGALIEASVRLGALASARAEQAQLDALQTYAQAIGLAFQVQDDILDVESDTATLGKRQGADIARDKPTYPALLGLEAAKAYAIELRDQALVALQGFGEKAEPLRALARYIVERRN; from the coding sequence ATGATCGGCACCTACCAGGCCAGCTGCCAGGCGCGGGTCGACGCCGCCCTCGAACCGTTGTTCGTCGCCCCGACCAAGGAACTCGAACGCCTTTACGCCGCCATGCGCTACAGCGTGATGAACGGTGGCAAACGCGTTCGTCCGCTGCTGGCCTACGCGGCCTGCGAAGCCTTGGGCGCCCCGGCCGAACACGCCAACGGCGCAGCCTGTGCGGTGGAACTGATCCACGCGTACTCGCTGGTGCATGACGACCTGCCGGCCATGGATGACGACGACCTGCGCCGCGGCCAGCCGACCACCCACAAAGCCTTCGATGAAGCCTGCGCGATCCTCGCCGGCGACGGTTTGCAGAGCCTGGCCTTCAGCGCCCTGCTCGACCCGCGCCTGAGCCCGCAAGACGACAGCATTCGCCTGGCTATGGTCCAGGCCCTGGCCAAGGCTGCCGGCCCGGCAGGCATGGTCGGTGGCCAGGCCATCGACCTGGGCTCGGTGGGCCTGAAGCTGGACCAGCAGGCGCTGGAGTTCATGCACCGGCACAAGACCGGTGCGCTGATCGAAGCCAGCGTGCGCCTCGGCGCCCTGGCCAGCGCCCGCGCCGAGCAGGCGCAACTGGATGCCCTGCAGACATATGCACAGGCGATAGGCCTGGCCTTCCAGGTGCAGGACGACATTCTCGACGTGGAAAGCGATACCGCCACCCTGGGCAAACGACAAGGGGCCGATATCGCCCGTGACAAACCGACCTACCCGGCGCTGCTGGGCCTGGAAGCGGCCAAGGCCTATGCGATCGAACTGCGCGACCAGGCGCTGGTCGCACTGCAAGGGTTCGGCGAAAAGGCCGAACCGCTGCGGGCGTTGGCGCGTTACATCGTCGAACGCCGCAATTAA
- a CDS encoding exodeoxyribonuclease VII small subunit gives MARKKASLDFEQSLADLQALVERLENGELSLEESLAAFEQGIALTRDCQGALAQAEQKVQILLERDGELAAQPFDAEPEA, from the coding sequence ATGGCCCGCAAAAAAGCCTCCCTCGATTTCGAGCAATCCCTCGCAGACCTGCAAGCACTGGTCGAGCGCCTGGAGAACGGCGAGTTGTCGCTGGAAGAGTCGCTGGCCGCCTTCGAGCAAGGCATCGCCCTGACCCGCGATTGCCAGGGTGCCCTGGCCCAGGCCGAACAGAAGGTGCAAATCCTGCTGGAACGCGATGGCGAACTGGCTGCCCAGCCCTTCGACGCGGAGCCGGAAGCATGA
- the ribB gene encoding 3,4-dihydroxy-2-butanone-4-phosphate synthase — protein MSTRHHPQFPNVSAAIAAFRAGRPVLLLDDDDREDEADIIAAAENISLQTMAMMIRDCSGIVCLCLDEATVDELQLAPMVQNNQARHGTGFTVTIEAAEGITTGVSAQDRITTIGAALRSTAEQRHIVSPGHVFPLRARNGGVLTRRGHTEGSVDLARLAGLRPAAVLCELMNPDGTMARGEQVAVYARQYNLPVLTIEELARYREAMLELEAEPA, from the coding sequence ATGTCCACCAGGCACCACCCACAATTCCCCAATGTCAGCGCCGCCATCGCCGCCTTCCGGGCCGGGCGCCCTGTGCTGCTGCTCGACGACGACGACCGCGAGGACGAAGCGGACATCATCGCCGCCGCCGAGAACATCTCGCTGCAGACCATGGCCATGATGATTCGCGATTGCAGCGGCATCGTCTGCCTGTGCCTGGACGAGGCCACCGTCGACGAACTGCAACTGGCACCCATGGTGCAGAACAACCAGGCACGCCATGGCACCGGCTTTACCGTCACCATCGAGGCGGCGGAAGGCATTACCACCGGGGTGTCCGCCCAGGACCGCATCACCACCATTGGCGCGGCATTGCGCTCTACTGCGGAGCAGCGCCATATCGTCAGCCCGGGGCATGTATTCCCGCTGCGCGCCCGCAATGGCGGGGTGCTGACCCGCCGTGGCCACACCGAAGGCTCGGTGGACCTGGCACGCCTGGCCGGGTTGCGCCCGGCGGCAGTGCTGTGCGAACTGATGAACCCCGATGGCACGATGGCCCGTGGCGAGCAAGTGGCGGTGTATGCGCGGCAATACAATCTGCCGGTGCTGACCATCGAGGAACTGGCGCGGTACCGTGAGGCCATGCTGGAGCTGGAAGCAGAGCCAGCCTGA
- a CDS encoding RtcB family protein has translation MDILQVAGGKPVKLWTDGVPVEGDARKQLLNKARMPFIFKHLAVMPDVHLGKGSTIGSVIPTVGAIIPAAVGVDIGCGMIAARTSLHARDLPDNLHGLRNAIEHAVPHGKTFGKRDQGAWADVPAQADKAWGRLAGRFKAITDKYPRLEKTNNRHHLGTLGGGNHFIEVCLDEADRVWFMLHSGSRGVGNAIGNLFIELAQADMRQHLANLPDKDLAYFEEGSRHFADYVEAVEWAQDYARQNRELMMLAVVGAARKALGKPFEASLEAVNCHHNYVQREQHFGREVLVTRKGAVSAQKGQLGIIPGSMGAKSFIVRGLGNEESFCSCSHGAGRVMSRTKAKSRFTVEDQRRATAHVECRKDKEVIDEIPMAYKDIDAVMRAQQDLVEVVHTLRQVVCVKG, from the coding sequence ATGGACATTCTTCAGGTCGCCGGCGGCAAACCGGTCAAGTTGTGGACCGACGGCGTACCGGTGGAAGGCGACGCCCGCAAGCAACTGCTCAACAAGGCGAGGATGCCGTTCATCTTCAAGCACCTGGCTGTGATGCCGGACGTGCATCTGGGCAAGGGCTCGACCATCGGCAGTGTGATCCCCACGGTTGGCGCGATCATCCCCGCCGCGGTGGGTGTGGATATCGGCTGCGGAATGATCGCCGCGCGCACGTCGCTGCACGCCCGCGACTTGCCGGATAACCTGCATGGCCTGCGCAATGCCATCGAGCACGCCGTGCCGCATGGCAAGACCTTCGGCAAACGCGACCAGGGCGCCTGGGCCGATGTGCCGGCCCAGGCTGACAAGGCCTGGGGGCGGTTGGCCGGGCGCTTCAAGGCCATCACCGACAAGTACCCGCGGCTGGAGAAGACCAATAACCGCCATCACCTGGGGACGCTGGGCGGCGGCAACCACTTCATCGAGGTGTGCCTGGACGAGGCCGACCGCGTCTGGTTCATGCTGCACAGCGGCTCCCGGGGCGTGGGCAATGCCATCGGCAACCTGTTCATCGAACTGGCCCAGGCCGACATGCGCCAGCACCTGGCCAACCTGCCGGACAAGGACCTGGCGTATTTCGAGGAAGGCAGCCGCCATTTCGCCGACTACGTCGAAGCGGTGGAGTGGGCGCAGGACTACGCCAGGCAGAACCGCGAACTGATGATGCTGGCGGTGGTCGGTGCGGCTCGCAAGGCGCTGGGCAAACCGTTCGAGGCCAGCCTGGAAGCGGTGAACTGCCACCATAACTATGTGCAGCGCGAGCAGCATTTTGGCCGAGAGGTGCTGGTGACGCGCAAGGGGGCGGTGTCGGCGCAGAAAGGGCAGTTGGGCATCATTCCCGGCTCGATGGGGGCCAAGAGCTTCATCGTGCGAGGGCTGGGCAACGAGGAGTCTTTCTGTTCCTGCAGCCATGGTGCCGGCCGGGTGATGAGCCGGACCAAGGCCAAGAGCCGCTTCACCGTGGAAGACCAGCGGCGGGCCACGGCGCATGTGGAATGCCGCAAGGACAAGGAGGTGATCGACGAGATCCCCATGGCCTACAAGGACATCGATGCGGTGATGCGCGCGCAGCAGGACTTGGTGGAGGTGGTGCACACCTTGCGGCAGGTGGTGTGTGTGAAGGGCTGA
- a CDS encoding DUF3077 domain-containing protein: MTTEDTQFTVGKTTFYQGEHGTHPLFRIEPGIPCRDAREQSSELMGYVRELTITGLMDEKPMMIWAAHYLSAMAKALMDDAELGMGQ, encoded by the coding sequence ATGACCACAGAAGACACCCAGTTCACCGTCGGCAAAACCACCTTCTACCAAGGCGAACACGGCACCCATCCACTGTTCCGCATCGAGCCCGGCATCCCCTGCCGCGATGCCCGCGAGCAGTCCTCAGAGTTGATGGGCTATGTCCGCGAACTGACCATCACCGGCCTGATGGATGAGAAGCCGATGATGATCTGGGCTGCGCACTACCTGAGTGCGATGGCCAAGGCGCTGATGGATGATGCCGAGCTGGGCATGGGGCAGTGA
- a CDS encoding c-type cytochrome yields MKRTITTLVAAGAVASVAVLGAAYSGLVNVGADDPHFPAVHAFLAMARDRSIAVRARDIEVPDLKDEALIRTGAGNYNAMCIGCHLAPGVEKTELSQALYPSPPNLTKSGIGSDPAAAFWIIKHGIKASGMPAWGKSMGDEYIWGIVAFLDQLPQLNAQQYKTMVAASGGHQHGGGESEMHNHEGQHRGNVPGHHGEQASGASQHDEGHSKAHTHRDGKQHMHKD; encoded by the coding sequence ATGAAAAGAACAATAACAACGCTTGTTGCAGCAGGCGCGGTGGCCAGCGTGGCCGTGCTGGGTGCTGCGTACTCTGGCCTGGTCAATGTGGGGGCCGATGATCCCCATTTCCCCGCCGTGCATGCCTTTCTGGCCATGGCACGGGACCGCTCGATCGCAGTACGGGCCAGGGACATCGAGGTGCCAGACCTGAAAGATGAAGCGCTGATTCGTACCGGCGCCGGTAACTACAATGCCATGTGCATCGGCTGCCACCTTGCCCCTGGCGTCGAGAAGACCGAGCTCAGCCAGGCTCTGTATCCATCACCCCCCAACCTGACCAAAAGCGGGATCGGTAGCGACCCCGCTGCGGCGTTCTGGATCATCAAGCACGGCATCAAGGCCTCCGGCATGCCGGCCTGGGGCAAGAGCATGGGCGATGAATACATCTGGGGCATCGTCGCCTTCCTGGATCAGCTCCCCCAGTTGAACGCCCAGCAGTACAAAACGATGGTCGCGGCCAGTGGCGGCCACCAGCATGGTGGTGGCGAAAGTGAAATGCACAACCATGAAGGCCAGCACCGCGGCAACGTGCCTGGCCACCATGGTGAGCAGGCCTCGGGCGCAAGCCAGCATGATGAGGGGCATTCAAAGGCCCATACTCATCGCGATGGCAAGCAGCACATGCATAAAGACTGA
- a CDS encoding copper resistance protein B, with the protein MLNSLARPSLLALTVTLGALGAAPSFAAEEMDHSMMDHGEMDHGSMQGMDHGAMNHGAMNHEAMDHSTMNQGSADTPTTSRTPIPVLTDADRQAAFPPLGGHQMHDSAINSFFLLDQLEYQDADEGSTLAWDASGWVGGDINRLWIRSEGERTNGVTEDAELQLLYGRSISPWWDVVAGVRQDFKPESPQTWAAFGIQGMALYDFEAEATAFIGENGQTAARLEGDYDILLTNRLILQPTAEANFYGKNDPGRGVGSGLANTEVGLRLRYEIVRQFAPYIGITWSRSYGKTADFVRDDGGDVDEARFVAGIRMWF; encoded by the coding sequence ATGCTCAATAGCCTGGCACGACCATCGCTGCTGGCACTGACCGTTACGCTGGGGGCGCTGGGTGCTGCGCCCAGCTTCGCCGCTGAAGAAATGGACCATTCGATGATGGACCACGGCGAGATGGATCATGGCAGCATGCAGGGCATGGACCATGGCGCGATGAATCATGGAGCTATGAATCATGAGGCTATGGACCATTCGACAATGAACCAAGGCTCGGCGGATACACCGACAACAAGCCGTACCCCGATCCCGGTGCTGACCGATGCCGACCGCCAGGCAGCCTTCCCCCCATTGGGTGGGCATCAGATGCACGACAGTGCTATCAACAGCTTCTTCCTGCTGGATCAGCTCGAGTACCAGGATGCGGATGAAGGCAGCACGCTGGCCTGGGATGCTTCTGGCTGGGTAGGCGGCGATATCAACCGGCTGTGGATCCGCTCCGAAGGTGAACGCACCAACGGTGTCACCGAGGATGCCGAATTGCAGCTGCTGTACGGCCGCTCGATCAGCCCATGGTGGGATGTGGTTGCCGGGGTGCGCCAGGACTTCAAGCCTGAATCCCCCCAGACCTGGGCGGCGTTCGGTATCCAGGGCATGGCGCTTTACGACTTCGAAGCCGAAGCCACCGCGTTCATTGGCGAGAACGGCCAGACTGCCGCGCGCCTGGAAGGCGACTACGACATTCTGCTGACCAACCGCCTGATCCTGCAGCCGACCGCTGAAGCCAATTTCTATGGCAAGAACGACCCTGGGCGCGGTGTGGGTTCCGGCCTGGCAAATACCGAAGTCGGGCTGCGCCTGCGCTATGAAATTGTCCGCCAGTTCGCCCCCTACATCGGCATCACCTGGAGCCGCTCCTACGGCAAAACCGCCGATTTCGTCCGCGACGACGGTGGTGATGTGGATGAAGCGCGTTTCGTGGCCGGTATCCGCATGTGGTTTTGA
- a CDS encoding copper resistance system multicopper oxidase, with the protein MQSKTTRRSFVKGLAATGLLGGLGMWRTPVWAVTSPGQPNVLSGTDFDLYIGELPVNITGAARTAMAINGSIPGPILRWREGDTVTLRVRNRLQQDTSIHWHGIILPANMDGVPGLSFHGIAPDGMYEYKFKVQQNGTYWYHSHSGFQEQVGVYGALVIDAKEPEPFTYDRDYVVMLSDWTDEDPARVLSKLKKQSDYYNYHKRTVGDFVNDVSEMGWSAAVADRKMWAEMKMSPTDLADVSGYTYTYLMNGQAPDGNWTGVFKPGEKIRLRFINGSAMTYFDVRIPGLKMTVVAADGQHVKPVSVDEFRIAVAETYDVIVEPESEQAYTIFAQSMDRTGYSRGTLAVREGLQAPVPAVDPRPTISMSDMGMDHGGMGGMDHGSMAGMDHDDMAGMDHGSMAGMDHGEMAGTSAPMQSHPESETNNPLVDMQTMTPTPKLGDPGIGLRDNGRRVLTYADLRSTFPDPDGRAPGRTIELHLTGHMEKFAWSFDGIKFSDAEPLRLKYGERLRITLVNDTMMTHPIHLHGMWSDLEDENGNFMVRKHTIDMPPGSKRSYRVTADALGRWAYHCHLLFHMEMGMFREVRVDE; encoded by the coding sequence ATGCAAAGCAAAACCACCAGACGCTCCTTCGTCAAAGGCCTTGCCGCTACCGGACTGCTTGGCGGGCTGGGCATGTGGCGCACGCCGGTCTGGGCCGTGACCAGCCCCGGCCAACCGAATGTGCTGAGCGGCACCGACTTCGACCTCTACATCGGTGAGCTGCCGGTCAACATTACCGGCGCTGCGCGCACAGCGATGGCCATCAACGGCTCCATTCCCGGGCCCATCCTGCGCTGGCGCGAAGGCGATACCGTGACGCTGCGTGTGCGCAACCGCTTGCAGCAGGACACCTCCATCCACTGGCACGGCATCATCCTGCCGGCGAACATGGACGGCGTGCCGGGCCTGAGCTTCCATGGCATCGCCCCCGACGGCATGTATGAGTACAAGTTCAAGGTCCAGCAGAACGGCACCTACTGGTACCACAGCCACTCCGGTTTCCAGGAGCAGGTCGGGGTGTATGGCGCCCTGGTCATCGACGCGAAAGAGCCTGAGCCGTTCACCTATGACCGGGACTACGTGGTCATGCTCAGCGACTGGACGGATGAAGACCCTGCACGGGTGCTGTCCAAGCTCAAGAAGCAGTCCGACTACTACAACTACCACAAGCGCACGGTGGGCGATTTCGTCAACGATGTGAGCGAAATGGGCTGGTCCGCCGCGGTAGCCGACCGCAAGATGTGGGCCGAGATGAAAATGAGCCCCACCGATCTCGCTGACGTGAGCGGCTACACCTACACCTACCTGATGAACGGCCAGGCCCCCGACGGTAACTGGACGGGCGTGTTCAAGCCGGGCGAAAAAATCCGCCTGCGCTTCATCAATGGCTCGGCCATGACGTATTTCGATGTGCGAATTCCCGGCTTGAAGATGACGGTTGTCGCGGCGGACGGGCAGCATGTAAAGCCCGTTTCGGTCGACGAGTTCCGCATTGCCGTTGCCGAAACCTACGATGTCATCGTCGAACCCGAAAGCGAGCAGGCTTACACCATTTTCGCCCAATCCATGGACCGTACCGGGTATTCCAGGGGCACCCTGGCGGTTCGCGAGGGCTTGCAGGCCCCTGTTCCCGCTGTCGATCCACGGCCGACCATTTCCATGAGCGATATGGGCATGGACCATGGCGGTATGGGCGGCATGGATCACGGCAGCATGGCCGGCATGGACCACGATGACATGGCAGGCATGGACCACGGCAGCATGGCCGGCATGGACCATGGCGAAATGGCTGGCACCAGCGCGCCCATGCAGAGCCACCCAGAGTCCGAGACCAACAACCCCCTGGTCGACATGCAAACGATGACCCCGACGCCAAAACTGGGCGATCCGGGCATCGGCCTGCGTGACAACGGCCGCCGTGTGCTGACCTATGCCGACCTGCGCAGCACCTTCCCGGACCCGGACGGCCGCGCGCCTGGTCGCACAATAGAGTTGCACCTAACCGGCCACATGGAAAAGTTCGCCTGGTCCTTCGACGGCATCAAGTTTTCCGATGCCGAGCCACTGCGCCTCAAGTATGGTGAGCGCCTGCGCATCACCCTGGTCAACGACACCATGATGACTCACCCCATCCACCTGCATGGCATGTGGAGCGACCTGGAGGATGAGAACGGCAACTTCATGGTGCGCAAACACACGATCGACATGCCGCCTGGCTCAAAACGAAGCTATCGCGTCACGGCAGATGCCTTGGGGCGTTGGGCCTATCACTGTCACCTGCTGTTCCACATGGAAATGGGCATGTTCCGCGAAGTCCGCGTGGACGAATGA
- a CDS encoding ABC transporter permease, translating into MRWQDGFRLTSSALTCRPLRSLLTLLGVAIGIAAVALLTAIGEGVRGYVLENFSQFGTRIITVRPGKTQTSGLGGLLGSVRPLTISDTDALRRLPHVEAAVPIIQGSGDVQFGQLSRRSDILGSGHQLAQAWRMQLSLGEFLPAARDGRSPPYVVLGHQLRAELFGARNPLGELIRVGGVRFRVIGVMEKKGQLLGFNLDDIAYIPVDWAQSLFNRTGVVKAHVVFGAGTTSKALSRQIREVLGERHGAEDFSLTTQDDMLRSFNRVLGTLSLAIGALGGISLLVGAVGILTIMTTAVGERTAEIGLLRAIGASPRQVLGLFLAEATLLSMAGGLLGLLLMGLLLGLLHLAMPSLPLALHPLFLLLALLLAAVLGILAGLAPAVRAARLHPVAALRIE; encoded by the coding sequence ATGCGCTGGCAAGATGGTTTCCGGCTGACCAGCTCGGCGCTGACCTGCCGCCCGCTGCGCAGCCTGCTGACCCTGCTCGGGGTAGCGATCGGCATAGCCGCCGTGGCGCTGCTCACGGCCATCGGCGAGGGCGTGCGCGGCTATGTGCTGGAGAACTTCTCGCAGTTCGGTACTCGGATCATCACCGTGCGCCCGGGCAAGACCCAGACCAGCGGCCTCGGCGGCCTGCTCGGCAGCGTACGGCCACTGACCATCAGTGACACCGATGCCCTGCGGCGCTTGCCGCATGTCGAGGCAGCTGTGCCGATCATTCAGGGTAGCGGGGATGTCCAGTTCGGCCAGCTGAGCCGGCGCAGCGACATTCTCGGTAGTGGCCATCAATTGGCACAGGCCTGGCGCATGCAGCTGAGCCTGGGCGAGTTCCTGCCCGCGGCCCGTGACGGTCGTTCGCCGCCCTATGTGGTGCTCGGCCATCAGCTGCGTGCCGAGCTGTTCGGTGCGCGCAATCCGCTGGGCGAGTTGATTCGCGTCGGCGGCGTGCGTTTCCGGGTGATCGGCGTGATGGAAAAGAAGGGCCAGTTGCTCGGTTTCAACCTCGACGATATCGCCTACATCCCGGTGGATTGGGCGCAAAGCCTGTTCAACCGCACCGGGGTGGTCAAAGCCCATGTAGTGTTCGGCGCAGGCACCACTTCAAAGGCGTTGAGCCGGCAGATTCGCGAGGTGCTTGGCGAACGGCACGGCGCGGAGGACTTCAGCCTGACCACCCAGGATGACATGCTGCGCAGCTTCAACCGCGTGCTCGGCACCCTGAGCCTGGCCATCGGTGCCTTGGGGGGTATTTCGCTGTTGGTTGGCGCGGTCGGCATTCTCACCATCATGACGACCGCTGTGGGCGAGCGCACGGCGGAAATCGGCCTGTTGCGGGCGATTGGCGCCAGCCCGCGGCAGGTGCTCGGGCTGTTTCTCGCCGAAGCGACGCTGCTGTCCATGGCCGGTGGCTTGCTTGGCCTGCTGTTGATGGGCCTGCTGCTCGGGCTACTGCACCTGGCCATGCCGAGCCTGCCCTTGGCGCTGCATCCGCTGTTTCTGCTACTGGCGCTGCTGCTGGCGGCGGTGCTCGGCATTCTCGCCGGCCTGGCTCCGGCCGTGCGGGCGGCCCGCTTGCATCCGGTGGCGGCGCTGCGCATCGAGTAG